The Quercus lobata isolate SW786 unplaced genomic scaffold, ValleyOak3.0 Primary Assembly Scq3eQI_2016, whole genome shotgun sequence genome has a segment encoding these proteins:
- the LOC115973098 gene encoding anaphase-promoting complex subunit 5-like, whose protein sequence is MAGIVKPPGEFSITPHKVSVCILLQIYAPSAQISFHFPFASVAQHNRLGLFLLALTKSCDDILEPKLDELIGQLREVFGVLNPRFIDHLTTRLSALSSPDDLFNFFSEMRGILGSPESGALEDEQVILDPASNLGMFLRRCILAFNLLAFEGVCHLLTNIGVYCKEALSSCASYETTCFEDSSSNLEAFPEYENMDLENFVFKKVTEEIEARKRASERVSFHLHAPKALFNLVEDIEAPADPKSKHGDKVGEASSYVHPPDYALREFEPNSGIFLRTNWQIQGYLQEQADALEKNGSSFSLNAFELILRQLHKLAPELHRVHFLRYLNSLCHDDYFAALENLLRYFDYSAGTEGIDFVPPASGSNSFGRYEIALLFLGMMHFQFGHPKQALEVLTEAVRVSQQLSNDTCLAYTLAAICNLLSEIGVSSTAGILGSSFSPLTSIGISLSVQQQLFVLLRGSLKRAESLKLKRLVASNHLAMAKFDLTHVQRPLVSFGPKASMKLRTCPTNVCKELRLSSHLISEFSFESSTMTTDGAFSTAWLKNLQKPLGSAILSQENGSGSNENAFQFCVQPSSIPGSVLQLIGSSYLLRATAWELYVPLLLE, encoded by the exons atggcAGGGATTGTGAAACCGCCAGGCGAGTTCTCAATCACGCCACACAAAGTTTCGGTTTGCATTCTCCTTCAGATCTACGCTCCTTCCGCCCAAATCTCGTTTCATTTCCCCTTCGCCTCCGTCGCTCAGCACAACCGCCTCGGCTTGTTCCTCTTAGCTCTCACTAAG TCGTGTGATGATATTTTGGAGCCGAAACTCGACGAGCTAATTGGTCAATTGAGGGAAGTTTTTGGCGTATTGAACCCTCGTTTCATTGATCATTTAACAACTAGGCTTTCGGCTCTTTCGTCACCTGATGACTTGTTCAACTTCTTTTCCGAAATGCGAG gGATTCTTGGCAGCCCTGAATCCGGTGCTTTGGAAGATGAGCAGGTTATTTTGGACCCTGCTAGCAACCTAGGGATGTTTCTCCGTCGTTGTATACTTGCTTTCAATCTGTTAGCATTTGAG GGTGTGTGCCACCTTTTGACAAATATAGGGGTATATTGTAAAGAAGCCCTCTCAAGTTGTGCTTCTTATGAGACAACGTGTTTTGAAGATTCCAGTAGCAATTTGGAGGCCTTTCCAGAATATGAAAACATGGACTTGGAAAATTTTGTCTTCAAGAAAGTTACCGAAGAAATTGAAGCAAGAAAAAGGGCTAGTGAGAGAGTATCTTTTCATCTTCATGCGCCAAAAGCACTCTTTAATTTGGTTGAAG ATATTGAAGCTCCTGCTGACCCAAAATCCAAGCACGGTGACAAAGTTGGAGAGGCTTCTTCATATGTGCATCCTCCGGATTATGCATTAAGAGAATTTGAGCCCAATAGTGGAATATTCCTACGAACAAACTGGCAGATACAAGGGTACTTACAAGAGCAGGCCGATGCACTTGAAAA GAATGGaagctctttctctttgaatgcTTTCGAACTTATTTTAAGGCAGCTCCATAAATTGGCACCAGAGCTTCATCGT GTTCACTTCTTGCGTTACTTGAATAGCCTTTGTCATGATGATTATTTTGCTGCTTTGGAGAACCTTCTCCGTTATTTTGATTACAG TGCAGGGACAGAAGGAATTGATTTTGTTCCTCCTGCATCTGGTAGCAATAGTTTTGGGAGATATGAAATTGCTTTATTGTTTCTAGGGATGATGCATTTTCAGTTTGGGCATCCAAAGCAAGCTTTGGAG GTTTTGACTGAAGCAGTTCGTGTTTCTCAACAG CTAAGTAACGATACTTGTCTTGCATACACTTTAGCAGCTATCTGCAACTTGTTGTCTGAAATTGGGGTCTCAAGTACAGCTGGGATACTGGGGTCATCATTCTCACCTTTGACCAGTATAGGCATTTCGCTTTCTGTCCAGCAACAATTGTTTGTCCTCCTGAGAGGGTCTCTAAAGAGAGCAGAAAGTCTAAAATTGAAACGATTGGTGGCTTCCAATCATCTTGCAATGGCTAAATTTGATTTAACG CATGTGCAAAGGCCTCTAGTATCATTTGGTCCTAAAGCTTCCATGAAACTCAGAACATGCCCCACTAATGTTTGCAAG GAATTGAGGCTAAGTTCTCATCTGATTAGCGAATTTAGCTTTGAAAGTTCAACAATGACAACTGATGGTGCTTTTAGTACTGCATGGCTTAAGAATTTACAAAAGCCATTGGGTTCAGCAATTTTGTCCCAAGAGAATGGATCTGGAAGCAATGAAAATGCTTTCCAGTTTTGTGTGCAACCCAGTTCAATTCCTGGATCTGTATTGCAATTAATAGGTTCTTCATACTTACTTCGAGCCACTGCCTGGGAGTTATATG TGCCCCTCTTGCTCGAATAA